From Xyrauchen texanus isolate HMW12.3.18 chromosome 12, RBS_HiC_50CHRs, whole genome shotgun sequence, one genomic window encodes:
- the shfl gene encoding shiftless antiviral inhibitor of ribosomal frameshifting protein homolog, translated as MSRMSEEVELEKSVRRLREMFHGRFEIEKAVILMRRYANNHRMVAMWVVLMADDDRELDDDDKTVLNDPVVQNVVVKLKADERQQEEKTAKPSGSSGARPSAQAKKNRNDDKDILELGARLRVLPLTEENKRMFDQAQANQIPDVTHQFACESCDRDWWRRVPQRKRVSRCHRCKKKYDPVPADKMWGIAEFHCPNCARSFMGFGRMDGRSPCYGCRSAIFPTRILPPRKKRMMPGPRRKNQHSCLAEDCFNRMEPHVPGTECVHPHSRQKNRKPRVVYPSPAHISSGSTVNTCLSQGSLLDSLNELILDDIEEESDEESDSSS; from the exons ATGAGTCGAATGAGTGAAGAAGTTGAG TTGGAAAAGAGTGTCAGGCGACTGAGAGAGATGTTTCATGGCCGTTTTGAGATTGAAAAGGCTGTGATCCTTATGCGACGCTACGCGAACAACCATCGAATGGTGGCGATGTGGGTCGTGCTAATGGCAGACGATGACAGAG AACTGGATGATGATGACAAGACAGTGCTAAATGACCCTGTAGTGCAG AATGTGGTTGTAAAACTCAAGGCTGATGAAAGACAGCAG GAAGAAAAAACAGCCAAGCCATCTGGATCCAGTGGTGCCCGTCCTTCAGCACAA GCAAAGAAAAATCGAAATGACGACAAGGATATATTG GAGCTCGGGGCACGTCTACGAGTTCTGCCATTAACAGAGGAGAACAAACGGATGTTTGACCAGGCGCAGGCAAACCAGATCCCTGATGTCACACATCAATTTGCCTGTGAGTCATGTGATAGGGACTGGTGGAGACGTGTGCCACAGAGGAAAAGG GTGTCACGCTGCCATCGATGTAAAAAGAAGTATGACCCTGTACCAGCTGACAAAATGTGGGGTATCGCAGAATTTCACTGTCCAAACTGCGCTCGCTCCTTCAT GGGTTTTGGTCGGATGGATGGACGTTCCCCTTGTTATGGCTGTCGCTCAGCCATATTTCCAACAAGGATTTTGCCACCAAGGAAGAAAAGGATGATGCCTGGACCCAGAAGAAAAAATCAGCACAGCTGCTTAGCTGAAGACTGTTTTAATAGAATGG AGCCCCATGTGCCTGGTACCGAATGTGTCCACCCACATAGCAGACAGAAGAACAGAAAGCCACGGGTGGTGTACCCCAGCCCAGCTCATATAAGCAGTGGATCTACTGTAAACACCTGCCTGAGTCAAGGCAGTCTGCTGGATAGCCTGAATGAGCTCATCCTGGATGACATTGAAGAGGAGTCTGATGAAGAGTCAGACAGCAGCAGCTGA